One Bos taurus isolate L1 Dominette 01449 registration number 42190680 breed Hereford chromosome 3, ARS-UCD2.0, whole genome shotgun sequence DNA window includes the following coding sequences:
- the C3H1orf216 gene encoding UPF0500 protein C1orf216 homolog → MFAIQPGVAEGAQFLGGPPPGVCPSELQPDSNSNFMTSAKDTNENWHGMPGQVEPVVMRSSSELPSDNQDFQAPGLPEGEIRSPPEGAEIPGAGPEKTGGASTVCSPLEDNGYASSSLSVDSPSRSPESACGTPPGPPDHLLPSVAQAVQQLQAQERYKEQEKEKHHVHLVMYRRLALLQWIRGLQHQLVDQQARLQESFDTILDNRKELIRCLQQRAVPSGPRGQD, encoded by the coding sequence ATGTTCGCCATCCAGCCAGGGGTTGCTGAGGGGGCTCAGTTCCTGGGGGGCCCACCTCCTGGAGTATGTCCATCCGAACTTCAACCAGACAGCAACTCCAACTTCATGACGAGTGCCAAGGACACCAATGAGAATTGGCACGGGATGCCAGGCCAAGTGGAGCCCGTAGTAATGAGGAGCTCCTCCGAGTTGCCCTCTGACAACCAGGATTTCCAGGCTCCTGGACTCCCTGAGGGGGAGATCCGCAGCCCACCGGAGGGGGCAGAGATTCCTGGAGCTGGGCCTGAGAAGACGGGTGGTGCCAGCACAGTCTGCTCCCCGCTGGAGGACAATGGCTATGCTAGCAGCTCCCTGAGTGTTGACAGCCCTAGCCGCAGCCCTGAGTCTGCCTGTGGGACCCCTCCTGGCCCTCCAGACCACCTTCTGCCCTCAGTGGCCCAGGCCGTGCAGCAGCTGCAGGCTCAGGAGCGCTAcaaagagcaggagaaggagaagcaCCACGTGCACCTGGTGATGTACCGTCGCCTGGCCCTGCTCCAGTGGATCCGGGGCCTGCAGCACCAGCTGGTTGACCAGCAGGCCCGTCTGCAGGAGAGCTTTGACACCATTCTAGATAACCGGAAGGAGCTTATCCGCTGCCTACAACAGAGGGCAGTACCATCCGGGCCCCGGGGCCAAGACTAA